The following nucleotide sequence is from Brachyspira suanatina.
TAAATGTTGATCCTAATACAGTTAATATAGTTCATATGGAATTCCCTCAAGCATATCAGGCTTTAAAAGCTAAAAAAATAGATGCTGCTGCTTTGAATCCTCCAACTTCTTTCTCTGCTGAAGCTGATGGAATGAAAATAGTTTCAAGTTTAACTACATTAAATATACCTCAATACGATTCAATAATAGTATCTGATGAAGCTTTTAAGAATAAAAAAGATACTGTAGTTCTATATATTAAAGCATTTTTAGAAGCATGCGATGCATTACAGGCTGATCCTAATATGGCTGCTCAAGAATTATTGAATTGGTATACAAAAAATGGATCTACTTCTACTTTAGAAGCTTGTCAGTCTGAAGTTCAAACTCGTCCTTTTGTTACAACAGAAGAAATCAAAAATATAAAAACAGGTGATTCTGTAAGAATAACAGCTGACTTCTTTGCTAGCCAGTCTTTAATAACAGAGGATAAATTAACTGTTGTTGATCAAAATGTAGATACTGAATTATTAGGTAAAGCATTAAATTGAAGAATAATTACTTAAATTAATTAATAAAAAAGGACTATGTATATGGAAGAGAATATAGAAAATATTTCGTTAAAAGAAAAAGAAAAAATCGTCATAGCCAACAAAAAGAAAGAGAAAAGCAAATTTTTTATTATATCTGTAATATCAGTTGTAGTATTTCTTATAATATGGCAATTAATAACAGATGTATTTAAATTATTTCCTTCATATTCTCTTCCAAGTCCTTATACAGTTTTTAAATCTTTTATTTATAAACTTACAAATAAAGCACCTGATAATGGTACATTGTTTCAGCATATATTAGCATCTTTGCAGGTAGCATTGACAGGTTATTTTTTAGGTGCTGCTATAGGAATACCTCTTGGAATATGTATGGCTTGGTTCAAAAAATTTAATTTAGTTGCAACTCCATTATTTGACCTTATAAGACCAATACCTACTATAGCATGGATACCTATGATGATATTATGGTTTGGAATAGGATTAGGAGCAAAATCAGCAATAGTATTTATGTCTGCATTTGTACCTTGTGTAATTAATACTTATAGCGGAATAAAAGCAACCACTCAAGTGCATTTATGGGTAGCACAAACTTTTGGTGCTTCAAGAAGACAAATGCTTAAAGAAGTTGCTATACCAACAGCTTTGCCTTATATATTTACAGGGCTTAGAGTATCTCTAGGTTCTTCTTGGACTTCTTTATGTGCAGCTGAAATGTTGGCAGCAAGCAGAGGTTTAGGATTTATGATACAGTTAAACAGACAATTAGCTAGAGCAGATTTAATAATAGTAGGTATGCTTACAATAGGGGCTGTAGGAGCAATTTTATCTGTTGGATTAGGGTATTTAGAAAAAAAATATGTTAAAAGATAATAGGGTGTAATTATGAAAAATAAAGAAAAAAAAAGATTGAAATTATCAGATTTTGAGAAACCTATTTGGGCTGTTATATCTATAATAGGATTCTTAATCGTATGGCAATTATTAACAACTTATACTCCTATAAAAATAACTACCCCGAAGCCATTAGAAGTATTCAAATTTTTAGTATGGAGTTTAACTCATAATATAGGTCAGCAAACTATATTAGGACATATAGTAATAAGTATATTCAGAGTATTAACAGGTTTTGCTATAGGTGCTGTAACAGGTGTTATATTAGGAATATCTATGGGAGTTAATAAATATGCAAGAGCAATAATAAGACCATTTTTTGAAGTATTCAGACAAATTCCTCCTATAGCTTGGATACCTATGGCTATACTTTGGTTTGGAATAGGTGAGGTTCCTAAAGTATTTATAATATTTATTGGTACTTTTGTTAATGTTACTTTGAATGCTTATGCAGGAAGTTCTCAAGTTAATCCTACTTTAATAGGGGCGGCTAAGATGCTTGGTTCTAATGATAGAGATATATTTTTGCATGTTATACTTCCAGCTTCTGTGCCTCAAATATTCAATGGTATGCAGGTAGGTTTTTCAGTAAGCTGGATGGGGGTATTAGCAGCTGAAATGGTTAGTTCTTTTGCCGGTGTAGGTTGGGTTATAATAAGAGGTTCTGATACCGCAAATATACCTCAAGTTTTAGCTGGTATGATAGCTATAGGTATAGTTGGTTTATTATTATCTTCTTTAATGAGATATATAGAAAAGAGATTAACTATTTGGAATTCTACTGGTATATAATAATTAATTTGAGGCGTTAATATGGAAAATAAAACTATTATAAAAATGAATCATGTTAATAAAGTGTTTTTCAGTGAGCATGGATATAAAGAAGTTATAAAAGATATAAGTCTTGAAGTGAAAGAAAATGAATTTGTTGTATTATTCGGACCCGGCCAATGCGGAAAAACAACATTGATAAATTTGATAGCAGGACTTGAAACAGCAGAAAATTCTGATATAGAAGTTAATGGAAAAAAGGTAACAGAGCCTCATCCTGAAAGAGGTGTTGTATATCAAACTACTGCTTTATTTCCTTTTTTGACTGTTATGGAAAATGTAGAGTTTGGTCCTAGAGCAAGAGGAATACCAAAGAAAGAGAGAAGAGAAAAAGCAAAATATTATATAGATTTGGTGGGACTAAATGGATTTGAAAATAGTTATCCGAATCAATTATCCGGAGGTATGAGGCAGAGGGTAGGTATAGCTAGGGCATATTGTAATGAACCTGTTGTTATGCTTCTTGATGAGCCTTTCGGACATTTGGATGCACAGACTAGATATATGATGGAAGAAGAAGTTGAAAAGATTTGGCAGAAAGAAAAAAGAACTGTTGTATTTGTTACTAATAATATAGAAGAAGCTGTTTATTTGGGTGATAGAATAATACTTCTTACAAACTGTCCTACAGTTGTAAAAAAAGAATATATTATAGATTTGCCTAGACCTAGAAGATTAACTGATCCTAATTTCCTTAAAATTAGAAATGAAATAAATGATAATATGGATATAACTTTATAACATAAAAAGGATATATTTATGACAAACGATACTAGAGAAGTAAAAGTAAAAGTTTCAAGATTAACAAAAAAATTCGGAGATTTATTGGTTTTAAATGATATATCATTTAATGTTATGAAAGGTGAGTTTTTATGCATAGTAGGACCTACAGGCTGCGGTAAAACTACATTTTTAAATAGTCTTACAAAGTTATATAAACCAACTTACGGAGCTATACAAATAGATGGTGAACATGTTGACTTAAAAAAACATGATATAGCATATATATTTCAGGAATATTCTACTATGCCTTGGCTTAAAGTAGAGGAGAATGTTAAGTTTGGATTGAAAATAAAAAAACTTCCTCAAGATGTTATTGAAGAGAGGGCAGACAGAGTAATAAAAATGGTTGGACTTGAGAAGTTTAAAAACTTTTATCCAAGTGAGCTTTCTGCTAGTATGCTTCAAAGGGTTGTTATAGCCAGAGCATTTGCAGTAGAGCCTGAATTACTTTTAATGGATGAGCCTTACGGACAATTAGATGTTTCTTTGAGATTTAAATTAGAAGATGAGCTTTTGAATATATGGAAAACTTTGGGTACTACAATTATATTTATTACGCATAATATAGAGGAAGCTGTTTATTTAGGTGAAAGAGTTTTAGTATTGACTAATAAGCCAACTTCTATAAAAAAAGAAATACATATAGATTTGGAGCATCCTAGAAATATAGCAGATCCTAAATTTGTTGAATATAGAGAAGAAATAACAGAACTTATAAAATGGTGGTAATACAGATAAATTTCATTATAAACTTATCTAATATAATAAAATTGAAAAATAGAGTAGGGTAGAGTTATAATAAATTTTCTCTGAATATCACTTGTGTTTCTATATAAGTATATCTTTTATCCGGTATAGTTTTTGTAAGCAAGTATTCAAATAAAACTTTTATTGCTCTGTATCCTTGTTCCTGCGGATTTTGTGTTATTGAAGCTATTATTCCTCTGTCTAAAAGTCCTTCTTTTACAACTTCTGAAAAGTCGTAGGTGATGATTTTTATTTTATTGTATAGCCCTAATTCTTTAATAGCATTTATAACATATTTACTAGTTTCGGCACCCGGACATATAACAACATCAGTATCCATATGTTTTAATAAGTTATCTTTACTTTTATCAAAATTAAGATTATTATCTTTTTCCATTTCTATTATTGATTGTACATTTACATTTTTATAATCAGAATTAAGTCTGCTCACTAAACTGTCAACACGTTTTTTATTTCCAAGCATTTTATTGAAATTATTTGAAAAAACTAATAAATTAATATTATTTCCGTTTGATATGATATTCAAAAGTGAAGCTGCTATCTCTCCAGCTAAATCATAATTGCATCCGACATAAGCTATACAATCTTTGCTGTTTACAAAAGAGTTTAAAAGCACTATAGGGAAATTATTATTATAAAGTTCAGATATTTTATTTATGACTCTCTCATCATTTATGGCAACTATAGCCATAGCATTAGCTCCTTCATTAATAGCTTCTTCAATGAGTTCTAATTGATTATCAGCATCAAAGTCTTTACATCTTTTTATAATAACAGACATTCCGAATTCTTCTATTTCTTTTCCGGCTATTTCTATTCCTTTTATAACATCTTCAAAAAATAAATTGTTATAAGTATTTAGAACTGCAGCTATTTTGAATTTCTTTTTCCTAATGGCTAATGACTTGGCTATTTTATCAGGTTTATAATTCAATGACTTTGCAATATCCAATATTTTTTGTTCTACATCAGGGTCTATTCTTCCTCTGTTATTTAAAGCTCTGTCAACTGTTCCTATTGAAACTCCTGCTAATTTTGCTATTTCTCTTATGGTAGCCATATAAATTCCTTTTGATTGTCTAATAAACATAATAAATATTTTTATTTTATATGTCAAATATTTTATTAAAAAATAAGTATTGTAACTATCATATTTTTATGGTATATGATATAGTATAAATATACAAATATAAGTAAACATAATATAATACGAAATATTTTTTACATAATCAAAAATATAATAATGCTATAGATAATATTGAGGTAATAGATGAGCTTTTGAATCTTTCTGATAATTTGGATAATATAGAAAAAGAGGCAAATGGTTTAGATTTAGGGCTTACAAATGAAGAAAAGGCTATGTATGATGCTATGCTTAGTCCTATAAATTCTGACTATAATAAAGAGGAAATTAAAACAATGGCTAAAGAATTGGCTGTTATAAATAGAAAAGAACTCTGAAGATATAGATTGGCAAAGCAAGGAATCCACAAGATCCAAAATGAAAATGGATATAAAGATATTTTTGAAAATGCATAAATATACTAAGGAGTTTGAAAATACAGCCTTGGATAATATATTAATACAGGCAGAGAATTACGAGATATTAAAGTATAGCTAATAAGGTATAGTATTATGGGTAAATTTCAATAATTAAAGCATATATATAAATGTATCTAAAAATACTAAAAATACTGTTAATTTACAAGCTATAATGTTATATATCTAATAATAAATACTCCGAAAAAATAATAAATTTATATTCCGATAATGTGTATTATGTTAACTTATACATGCTATTTTTTTATATATGTTCGTGCTTAGAATATATAGTTTAGTTATGTTTTTTAGCTATAAGTTATATTAAAATTATTATTGTATAGAATTTGATACATAAATCAGCTGCAATTTTTATTAACAATAATTTGAACTTTTTTATAATTTATAGTATAATCTAGCATTAATTATAAAAATTGTGAGCTTCTGGCAAGTTTAGTTGACAGAACCTTTACTGTAGGCAAAGCGAGCGAACAATTTTTATTAGCAATAATAAAAAATAATAATTTTATATATAATTGGATACAAAATAATGAAGAAAATAATACTTTTAATATTAACTTTATTTATAATACTTGTTGCATGTAAAAATGACGGCGGTTCTATATACGCTATGGAACAAAGATATAGAAATTTTTTGAATATACTTCCAAATGATGTAAAGAATGATTATACTTTAAACTCTGATAAATACGGTAATATGTATAAAGAATGGATTAATGAGTTCAATACTTGGACTGATAATATACTTAATGAAGAAGCTAAAAGAGAACAAGAAATATCAGCAAGAATAACACCTGATAAAATAGAATATGCTCTTGAAACTTTAACTAGTAAA
It contains:
- a CDS encoding ABC transporter permease; this encodes MKNKEKKRLKLSDFEKPIWAVISIIGFLIVWQLLTTYTPIKITTPKPLEVFKFLVWSLTHNIGQQTILGHIVISIFRVLTGFAIGAVTGVILGISMGVNKYARAIIRPFFEVFRQIPPIAWIPMAILWFGIGEVPKVFIIFIGTFVNVTLNAYAGSSQVNPTLIGAAKMLGSNDRDIFLHVILPASVPQIFNGMQVGFSVSWMGVLAAEMVSSFAGVGWVIIRGSDTANIPQVLAGMIAIGIVGLLLSSLMRYIEKRLTIWNSTGI
- a CDS encoding ABC transporter ATP-binding protein, with amino-acid sequence MTNDTREVKVKVSRLTKKFGDLLVLNDISFNVMKGEFLCIVGPTGCGKTTFLNSLTKLYKPTYGAIQIDGEHVDLKKHDIAYIFQEYSTMPWLKVEENVKFGLKIKKLPQDVIEERADRVIKMVGLEKFKNFYPSELSASMLQRVVIARAFAVEPELLLMDEPYGQLDVSLRFKLEDELLNIWKTLGTTIIFITHNIEEAVYLGERVLVLTNKPTSIKKEIHIDLEHPRNIADPKFVEYREEITELIKWW
- a CDS encoding ABC transporter substrate-binding protein; translated protein: MKKTVKIITSLVLITCLFLLASCANKGSSSSGDAKTLKVAVMPFLNSVPIEYMINNKLDEKYGFKIETVYFPSGGPMNEALGAGLWEVGTLSAASVYSLANYNAHVVADIGHSEGGIEVLVNPDSDILTVKGVNKDFPEVYGDAATLKGKTIAVPTGTISHLNVIHWLRAINVDPNTVNIVHMEFPQAYQALKAKKIDAAALNPPTSFSAEADGMKIVSSLTTLNIPQYDSIIVSDEAFKNKKDTVVLYIKAFLEACDALQADPNMAAQELLNWYTKNGSTSTLEACQSEVQTRPFVTTEEIKNIKTGDSVRITADFFASQSLITEDKLTVVDQNVDTELLGKALN
- a CDS encoding ABC transporter ATP-binding protein; this translates as MENKTIIKMNHVNKVFFSEHGYKEVIKDISLEVKENEFVVLFGPGQCGKTTLINLIAGLETAENSDIEVNGKKVTEPHPERGVVYQTTALFPFLTVMENVEFGPRARGIPKKERREKAKYYIDLVGLNGFENSYPNQLSGGMRQRVGIARAYCNEPVVMLLDEPFGHLDAQTRYMMEEEVEKIWQKEKRTVVFVTNNIEEAVYLGDRIILLTNCPTVVKKEYIIDLPRPRRLTDPNFLKIRNEINDNMDITL
- a CDS encoding ABC transporter permease; this translates as MEENIENISLKEKEKIVIANKKKEKSKFFIISVISVVVFLIIWQLITDVFKLFPSYSLPSPYTVFKSFIYKLTNKAPDNGTLFQHILASLQVALTGYFLGAAIGIPLGICMAWFKKFNLVATPLFDLIRPIPTIAWIPMMILWFGIGLGAKSAIVFMSAFVPCVINTYSGIKATTQVHLWVAQTFGASRRQMLKEVAIPTALPYIFTGLRVSLGSSWTSLCAAEMLAASRGLGFMIQLNRQLARADLIIVGMLTIGAVGAILSVGLGYLEKKYVKR
- a CDS encoding LacI family DNA-binding transcriptional regulator, whose amino-acid sequence is MATIREIAKLAGVSIGTVDRALNNRGRIDPDVEQKILDIAKSLNYKPDKIAKSLAIRKKKFKIAAVLNTYNNLFFEDVIKGIEIAGKEIEEFGMSVIIKRCKDFDADNQLELIEEAINEGANAMAIVAINDERVINKISELYNNNFPIVLLNSFVNSKDCIAYVGCNYDLAGEIAASLLNIISNGNNINLLVFSNNFNKMLGNKKRVDSLVSRLNSDYKNVNVQSIIEMEKDNNLNFDKSKDNLLKHMDTDVVICPGAETSKYVINAIKELGLYNKIKIITYDFSEVVKEGLLDRGIIASITQNPQEQGYRAIKVLFEYLLTKTIPDKRYTYIETQVIFRENLL